AGTTAGATAGCTGCTGTAGCTTTCATTTTCGTTTTCGACATTGAAAACTAGTTGACGGGACTCATTATAGATTTGAACGCCAACAAAGTCTGGATTCAGTAAGATACCATTGATCAAAGATTTCACTTGCTCCTCGTCCATAAGCCATATGGCGTTGGTGACTGTAGGAAGGGTGTGTTCTTCCACAAGCCTTAGAGCAGTCTCAACTTTTTCAACGTCTTTATTATGAAGCCAAATAAGGTTGATAGCTAGGAGCACCGAGCCTAGGGCTATGCTGAGTAAAAGCACATGAAAGAGCATCATGTGCCCTACCGAATAGCGGAGTCGCGATGTTTCGTTGGCAGAAATCATAGAGGCAGCATCGGAATTTATGATGCCAAATCATGATGAACATCTTGCCTAGCTGGGGGCAGTTGAAGTGGCCGTTAAGCCACTCCTTGTCCCTACTTATTTTTTTGTCTTACTTTTCTTGTTGCTCTGAGGTGGGGGGGATGATGGTCGTTCCAGCCCCTCGGGAACTTTAATGATGGTCTTGTATTTGCCAGTCATCAACAAGATGCCAAGAATGATGAATGGAAAGCTGAGCAGCTGGCCCATATTGAGCATCATGTCGTTTTCAAAGGCCACTTGATTCTCTTTTGTGAGTTCGATGAAAACCCTTGCGGTGAAGACCCAAGTCAGAAGGGTGCCCAGAAGAAGCCCAGGACGGGTATTCTCTTTCTTGCGGTTATAGAGCCAGAGCAAAAGGAAGAAAAGAACGAGATAGGCAGCCGATTCGTAGAGCATGGAAGGGTGTCTAGGCTCGGGGTTAGGAGTGCGGGCAAAGATGATGGCCCAGGGCACGTCTGTGGGTTTACCAAGGATTTCAGAGTTGAAAAAGTTGCCGAGTCGGATGCAGCATGCAGTAAAGGCGGTTCCAATCGACAAGCGGTCTGCTAGCCACAAATAACCTTGGTCAGGGTGATGGCGCTTGTACAAGTAACAGGCTAAGAGGACCCCAATACTACCACCATGGCTGGCTAAGCCACCCTTCCAGATTTTTAAGATCTCAAGAGGATTTGATAGATAGTACTCTGGCTCATAGAAAAGGCAGTGACCCAAACGAGCGCCGATGATGGTTCCCAGCATCATATGAAAGAGAAGGGATGAGAGGTCCTCTTCCTTGTGGCCCTCATGGAGAAAGATCTTCTTCATGATCTGATATCCCACCAAGAAGCCGGTGGCGAATAGGAGGCCATAGTACCGAGGGGCGAAGGAGAACGACATGATCTCGATCTTAAAAATCTCGGGACTCACATCCCAAACAAAGTATTCCATTTACAATCCTCGTGTCTAAATAGCTAAGCACGTGAGGATTATACATGTTTCAGTCTTTTTTTTGCATCCTTTCCTGGTACTTAGAGTTCAGGTCATTGTATTGAACTAAAGCTATGTTATAATTAGTGAAACTAAGATAAAGGGGAGAATGATTGGTTCCAGATACGCTGAACGAAGATCTCTTTTTTAACCTCGATCGCGCGACCTTGCTCATGAGGAGACACGTTCTCGATGCTATCGGATTCCATCAAGTTTCTCCCGAGCAGTGGGAGATTCTCCAGCTTATCGATAACCAATCGGGAATTAGTCAAAGTAAGCTGTCGCAGCTTACCCTTAAAGACAAAGGGAATGTCAGCCGGATTTTGACGAGGATGCTCAAAAACGGGTGGGTCCACCGAGAGCCCCACAGAAGTGGCCGAGGGTTTCTGGTGTGCCTGACAAACGAAGGCCGACGCATTAAGAACAGACTCCCTTTTTTAGTGGAACAGCAAGTCAAGCGGCTCTTGGGCCCCTTACCAAAAGAAGAGCAGAGCGAGATGCTCTATTGCTTAAAAAAGCTGCGAATTCTATTGGGCGATGAGGATGTCGTGGCGAGTAGCTAAGGTCTGTCCAGAAACATCTGAGTCGGTTCGGAGTAATAATCTTGAAATTGGCCCACGTTTTGGTTTATTTTTTGCCCTGGTGTTTCAGGCATTTTCGAATTGACTATTGCTAAGAGTCTGCGGGCAGATTTTTGATTTTTTGAAGAGCGCCTCGTGAGGCATCTTCAACCAATCGAATGACAGCTTCAAAGCCTTCGAGCCCCCCAAAGTAGGGGTCTGGAACTTCGCGATCCTCACCTAAAGAGAACTCACAGAATAGGTGGAGCTTATCTTTAAGGCTCTCATCGGGGCAGATGGCTGCTAGGTTATTTAGGTTGCTGCGGTCCATAGCAAAGATGACATCGAACTTATGAAAGTCCTGAGCTATGACTTGCCGCGATCGGCTTATAGAGTGGTACCCATGGCGCTCTAAGGCTTCTATCATGCGCTGGTCCGCTGGCTCACCTTGGTGGTAGGCTGAAGTCCCTGCAGAGTCGATCGTTAAGGGTATCTGGTCTTGCTCGGCCAAATGGCGAAGTATGGTCTCCGCAGCGGGAGACCGACAAATGTTGCCTAGGCACACACAAAGGACATTCATATAAACCTAACTAGGGGCTCAATATATACAGGCTACCGTCGTCGGCGTCTGCAACAATGGCATTAAAATTGCGGTCGATTCTGAATTCAATAGACTCGCCGTCATCCAGATCAGCTGAGACACGATATCCACATAGCAATGGAGTTACAATGCTCCAGTATGTATTGATATCGACCTTAACCACCACCACCGTGCGATCAAGGTTTTCAAGTGTTTCGGGCAGCTGAGGGTAGGCGACAGCCTCCTGAAGATCTTGGGTCAAATAGTAATCTTTCAATGACCGAAATACGGTATCCGACCCACTACCAAAACCGCTCAGTGACGTTATGAGTACGACTAGTGCTAATGCAAACTTTCTCATGATTGTGCCCCCTCCTGACCTGTCCATTCTTCCTTGTCGTATAATGAGTACATTAAGTTACAAAAGAAGTGAACACTTCCCTCTGATTGAGGGCTATTTTTTAGTGTATTTAAGTCTCGAATAAAGTTTCTTATGAGAATTTTAAGTTTTGGCACGGCATCTTCTGAGATGGCTCCCGTTGCATGCATCAAGCTGGCGCCATCAGTGCCCACTAGGCTTTTATCGAAGTGTTCAACACTATGCTTCACCTGTTCAAGGGTATCCTCAATATTACCAATCGCCCAATTGTCGTGGGTGTATTTAATTGTGCCATCAGCTTGTTCAACGAGGATTTCAGCTTCCAGCATTTCCTCCAAGGCCTCAATACCTAGCTGGCCAGCAAGGCGATTGATGGGGTCGCGATGAGTGCCGACCTGGGTAGCGGCCATATTGAAAATACGATTGTGAGGCTCACGGGCTAGGAATCTCTTAAGAGCACCCTCATTGGCTTCGGGTCGAATCATCGGGCTGTAGCACTCATCCATCAAGTCCCCGATAGTGGGAAAATGCTTCTTCAGAAAAGCGATACGCTGTGGTGTCGTCATCACAACTTCGCTGATGGAAAGAGC
This sequence is a window from Pseudobacteriovorax antillogorgiicola. Protein-coding genes within it:
- the lgt gene encoding prolipoprotein diacylglyceryl transferase; this translates as MEYFVWDVSPEIFKIEIMSFSFAPRYYGLLFATGFLVGYQIMKKIFLHEGHKEEDLSSLLFHMMLGTIIGARLGHCLFYEPEYYLSNPLEILKIWKGGLASHGGSIGVLLACYLYKRHHPDQGYLWLADRLSIGTAFTACCIRLGNFFNSEILGKPTDVPWAIIFARTPNPEPRHPSMLYESAAYLVLFFLLLWLYNRKKENTRPGLLLGTLLTWVFTARVFIELTKENQVAFENDMMLNMGQLLSFPFIILGILLMTGKYKTIIKVPEGLERPSSPPPQSNKKSKTKK
- a CDS encoding MarR family winged helix-turn-helix transcriptional regulator is translated as MVPDTLNEDLFFNLDRATLLMRRHVLDAIGFHQVSPEQWEILQLIDNQSGISQSKLSQLTLKDKGNVSRILTRMLKNGWVHREPHRSGRGFLVCLTNEGRRIKNRLPFLVEQQVKRLLGPLPKEEQSEMLYCLKKLRILLGDEDVVASS
- a CDS encoding low molecular weight protein-tyrosine-phosphatase, with the translated sequence MNVLCVCLGNICRSPAAETILRHLAEQDQIPLTIDSAGTSAYHQGEPADQRMIEALERHGYHSISRSRQVIAQDFHKFDVIFAMDRSNLNNLAAICPDESLKDKLHLFCEFSLGEDREVPDPYFGGLEGFEAVIRLVEDASRGALQKIKNLPADS